The following are encoded in a window of Thermonema lapsum genomic DNA:
- a CDS encoding SDR family oxidoreductase, with product MFSSDLLKERIAVVTGGGSGIGYAIAKQLLNMGATVCISGRKEEKLRAAAESLAPFGEVCYCVCDIREPEQVEALADFIAQRYKRLDFLVNNAGGQFPAPAEQITPKGFHAVVNNNLNGTWNMTYTMANRFFIPQKSGSIVNIIANIYRGFPGMMHTGAARAGVDNMTKTLAVEWSRYGIRVNAVAPGIIQSTGLEQYPESIKQGIAETIPLKRLGTTEEVAYLTAFLLTPMAAYITGETIYIDGGQRLRGDMFKLN from the coding sequence ATGTTTAGCAGCGACTTACTGAAAGAAAGAATAGCTGTAGTAACCGGCGGAGGCAGTGGTATAGGCTATGCCATAGCCAAACAACTTCTAAACATGGGCGCGACCGTATGCATCAGCGGAAGAAAAGAAGAAAAGCTGCGGGCAGCTGCTGAAAGCCTTGCCCCCTTTGGAGAAGTGTGTTACTGTGTTTGCGACATACGCGAGCCCGAACAAGTGGAAGCTTTGGCTGACTTCATTGCCCAGCGCTATAAACGTCTCGATTTTCTTGTGAACAATGCCGGCGGGCAATTCCCTGCCCCTGCCGAACAAATCACCCCTAAGGGATTCCATGCCGTGGTGAATAACAACCTCAATGGCACATGGAATATGACCTACACCATGGCAAACCGCTTTTTCATTCCGCAAAAAAGCGGCAGCATCGTCAACATCATTGCCAATATCTACCGTGGTTTTCCCGGCATGATGCACACAGGCGCGGCACGTGCCGGTGTGGACAATATGACCAAAACGCTGGCAGTAGAATGGAGCCGTTATGGCATCCGTGTCAATGCCGTGGCACCCGGTATCATACAATCGACCGGACTGGAGCAGTACCCCGAAAGCATCAAACAAGGCATTGCCGAAACTATACCTCTCAAGCGCTTGGGTACCACCGAAGAGGTGGCTTACCTGACCGCTTTCCTGCTTACCCCCATGGCTGCCTACATTACCGGTGAAACCATCTACATAGACGGGGGGCAGCGCTTACGAGGCGATATGTTTAAACTCAACTAA
- a CDS encoding BKACE family enzyme: MASDKKVVITAALTGVLATRDQCPYIPYTPEEIAEEGRRAVEAGASVLHIHARQDNGAPAYDIETYRRIYEEVRKRCPDVIINFSTGAIGISKEERIHHISALKPDMAALNMGSMNYAIYSPKTKQFYHDFVFQNPFKDIRFFLERMNEAGTLPEMEVFDCGHINNAMPFIDMGILKPPYVFSFVMGVLGGIPATTENLLHQARSVPPGSHWQVIGIGRKQWALAAAAITIGGHIRVGLEDNFYLPEGAMAKSNGELVEAAARLVRTLGREPATVAEARQMLNLSVKNL; the protein is encoded by the coding sequence ATGGCATCTGACAAAAAAGTAGTCATTACTGCAGCTCTCACCGGGGTGCTGGCAACACGCGACCAATGCCCCTACATTCCTTACACCCCCGAAGAAATAGCCGAAGAGGGCAGACGTGCCGTCGAAGCCGGTGCGTCGGTCTTGCACATACACGCCCGCCAAGACAACGGCGCCCCCGCCTACGACATAGAAACCTATCGTCGCATTTACGAAGAAGTGCGCAAGCGCTGCCCCGATGTTATCATCAACTTCTCTACAGGTGCCATCGGTATTTCGAAAGAAGAACGCATCCACCACATTTCGGCACTGAAACCCGATATGGCAGCCTTGAATATGGGCTCTATGAACTATGCCATCTATTCGCCCAAAACCAAGCAGTTTTATCACGACTTTGTTTTTCAAAACCCATTCAAAGATATACGCTTCTTCTTGGAGCGCATGAACGAAGCGGGCACCCTGCCCGAAATGGAGGTCTTTGACTGCGGGCACATCAACAATGCCATGCCTTTCATAGACATGGGCATTTTGAAGCCGCCCTATGTCTTCAGTTTTGTGATGGGGGTGCTTGGAGGTATTCCTGCTACCACCGAAAACCTTTTGCATCAGGCACGCAGCGTACCGCCCGGCTCACATTGGCAGGTCATTGGCATCGGGCGCAAGCAGTGGGCACTAGCAGCTGCCGCCATTACCATAGGTGGACACATACGTGTAGGCTTAGAAGACAACTTCTATTTGCCCGAGGGTGCTATGGCAAAATCGAACGGCGAGCTGGTAGAAGCTGCCGCCCGCTTAGTGCGTACGCTGGGGCGCGAACCGGCTACAGTAGCCGAGGCAAGGCAGATGTTGAATTTATCTGTGAAAAATTTGTAA
- a CDS encoding enoyl-CoA hydratase-related protein, with protein MNTYFSEIAEDALQRFRWHFIECREEADCLWLTLNHAERHNALNPVMLNELAYALAYAQNNRRLRFVMLTARGPVFCAGADLKAMMGGIEHHSTVPPAQRPLVVHELFEQFTKPLITGITGNVLAGGMLLVTASTFVVAHRQVHFSLPEVKRGLFPLQVMKALAGFMPARQALNWCLLGEARPAEALLPYGLVTHLVAQAAEVEPTMRQLVEQLREGAPLAMQAGIDAYHHLEQLSHEALNHKLMQLLQTKDAQEGIRAFSEKRKPQWIGE; from the coding sequence ATGAATACCTATTTTTCCGAAATAGCCGAGGACGCCCTGCAGCGCTTTCGTTGGCACTTTATTGAGTGCCGTGAAGAAGCCGACTGCCTATGGCTGACCCTAAACCATGCCGAACGGCACAATGCCCTGAATCCGGTCATGTTGAACGAGTTGGCTTATGCTTTGGCTTATGCCCAAAACAACCGCCGGCTGCGCTTTGTGATGCTGACGGCTCGGGGACCGGTTTTTTGTGCCGGTGCCGACCTCAAAGCGATGATGGGAGGCATAGAACACCATTCGACGGTGCCGCCTGCCCAGCGTCCTTTGGTGGTGCATGAGCTCTTCGAGCAATTCACCAAACCCCTGATTACGGGCATCACGGGCAATGTGCTTGCCGGTGGCATGCTGCTGGTGACGGCAAGCACTTTTGTAGTAGCTCACCGTCAAGTGCACTTTTCATTGCCCGAGGTGAAGCGCGGGCTTTTCCCTTTGCAGGTAATGAAAGCCCTTGCCGGCTTTATGCCTGCGCGACAGGCGCTTAACTGGTGTTTGTTGGGCGAAGCGCGCCCTGCCGAAGCACTGTTGCCTTATGGTTTGGTAACCCATCTGGTGGCGCAAGCCGCAGAAGTGGAACCTACGATGCGGCAACTGGTGGAACAGCTGCGCGAAGGTGCCCCCTTGGCTATGCAGGCAGGCATCGACGCTTATCATCATTTGGAGCAGCTCTCTCATGAAGCCTTGAACCACAAGCTCATGCAGCTGCTGCAAACCAAAGATGCACAGGAAGGCATCCGTGCATTCAGCGAAAAGCGAAAACCTCAATGGATAGGAGAATAA
- a CDS encoding acetyl/propionyl/methylcrotonyl-CoA carboxylase subunit alpha, translating into MIHDIRKILIANRGEIARRIQRSCRKMGIATVAVYSDADRYMPFVAEADEAYALGGNTPSESYLNIEKIVNIALKAGVDAIHPGYGFLSENADFARTVARLSQQRVEAGGAPLLFIGPNADAIEQMGSKAKAKALMEAQGVPTVPGFRKVGASCEEMKQAAASIGYPVLLKAVAGGGGKGMRIVRSPEDFEAAFAAAKREALHAFGDDELLLERYFEAARHIEFQILGDRHGHIVHLFERECSIQRRYQKIIEESPSPVLSEEERQAMGAAALRAAHALNYDNAGTVEFIYVGKGEFYFLEVNTRLQVEHPVTEAITGLDLVEWQIRIAAGEPFPYRQEELRQQGYAIEARLCAEDPAQDFRPSTGTIHYWQVPQLPYLRIDSGIESGCDISPYYDSMIAKVIVHAADRRQALQRLHYALEQILCLGIRHNLAFLKALCLDPDFVRGEYDTHFLERKQTLTKAGETPPLALLRTWAVGLTLHRVSFAVQGRGLLPSLVPNWRNVPQATLPYGWKLGNQIITVECSPLAEGLFCCKGEGWEGHARLLQLLPREIVFEWEGQRFALTIIETDAVEHRYVVWQAMQGSIEAFLLPRFPELKTELPEGSYQAEMPGQVTRLLVKAGDHVKKGQPLLVFVSMKMENQMHALEEGIVKEIYVEEGANIEAGTCLIQIEPLKQEQTEGKAKES; encoded by the coding sequence ATGATACACGACATACGCAAAATATTGATAGCAAACCGTGGTGAGATAGCCCGTCGTATTCAGCGCAGCTGCCGCAAGATGGGCATTGCTACTGTGGCTGTTTATAGCGACGCCGACCGCTACATGCCTTTTGTGGCAGAAGCCGACGAAGCCTATGCGTTGGGAGGCAACACCCCCTCGGAAAGTTATCTGAACATAGAAAAAATAGTAAACATCGCTTTGAAGGCGGGAGTTGATGCTATTCATCCCGGCTATGGTTTCTTGTCGGAAAATGCGGACTTTGCCCGTACGGTAGCACGGCTGTCGCAACAACGGGTGGAAGCTGGCGGGGCACCCCTGCTTTTCATTGGTCCGAATGCCGATGCTATCGAACAAATGGGCTCAAAAGCCAAAGCTAAAGCCCTGATGGAAGCACAGGGCGTGCCTACGGTGCCCGGTTTTCGCAAAGTCGGTGCTTCTTGTGAAGAGATGAAACAAGCAGCCGCTTCCATAGGCTACCCTGTATTGCTGAAGGCAGTGGCAGGTGGTGGTGGCAAGGGCATGCGTATCGTACGCTCACCCGAAGACTTCGAAGCTGCTTTTGCGGCAGCAAAGCGCGAGGCACTTCATGCCTTCGGTGATGACGAATTGCTGCTTGAACGCTATTTCGAGGCAGCTCGCCATATTGAATTTCAGATTTTAGGTGACCGACATGGGCACATCGTACATCTTTTCGAGCGGGAGTGCAGCATTCAGCGGCGTTATCAAAAAATCATAGAGGAGTCGCCCTCACCTGTTTTAAGCGAAGAAGAACGGCAGGCAATGGGGGCAGCTGCTCTAAGGGCAGCACATGCCCTCAATTACGACAATGCAGGCACCGTAGAGTTTATCTATGTAGGCAAAGGCGAATTTTATTTTCTGGAGGTCAATACCCGCCTGCAAGTAGAGCACCCCGTAACCGAAGCCATCACTGGCTTGGATTTGGTGGAATGGCAGATACGCATTGCCGCGGGCGAGCCTTTCCCCTACCGTCAGGAAGAGCTGCGCCAGCAGGGCTACGCCATCGAAGCCCGCTTGTGTGCCGAAGACCCGGCACAAGATTTTCGCCCTTCTACAGGCACCATCCATTACTGGCAAGTGCCTCAGCTGCCTTATCTACGCATAGACAGCGGCATTGAAAGCGGCTGCGATATATCGCCCTACTACGACTCTATGATTGCCAAAGTCATTGTGCACGCTGCCGACCGCAGGCAAGCGCTGCAGCGGCTGCATTATGCACTGGAGCAAATCCTTTGTTTGGGCATACGCCACAATTTAGCTTTTCTGAAAGCGCTTTGCCTCGACCCTGATTTTGTGCGGGGCGAATACGATACCCACTTTTTGGAAAGAAAGCAGACACTCACGAAAGCAGGAGAGACGCCACCCCTCGCTTTGCTAAGAACGTGGGCAGTGGGCTTGACGCTGCATCGTGTAAGCTTTGCTGTGCAAGGACGAGGGCTGCTACCTTCGCTTGTGCCTAATTGGCGCAATGTGCCCCAAGCTACTTTGCCCTACGGCTGGAAGTTAGGCAACCAAATCATCACGGTAGAATGTAGCCCCCTTGCCGAAGGGCTTTTCTGCTGCAAAGGCGAAGGATGGGAAGGACACGCCCGCCTGCTGCAGCTTCTGCCCAGAGAAATTGTTTTCGAATGGGAAGGGCAGCGTTTTGCCCTCACCATCATAGAAACCGACGCTGTGGAGCATCGCTATGTAGTATGGCAAGCCATGCAGGGCAGCATCGAAGCCTTTTTATTGCCCCGTTTCCCCGAATTAAAGACCGAACTTCCCGAAGGCAGTTATCAGGCAGAAATGCCGGGACAGGTTACGCGTCTGCTGGTGAAAGCAGGCGACCACGTGAAGAAAGGGCAACCTCTCTTGGTGTTCGTTTCCATGAAAATGGAAAACCAAATGCATGCTTTGGAAGAGGGCATTGTGAAGGAGATATACGTGGAAGAAGGAGCCAACATAGAAGCAGGCACCTGCCTGATTCAGATAGAGCCCCTAAAACAAGAACAAACCGAAGGAAAAGCAAAAGAGTCATGA
- a CDS encoding acyl-CoA carboxylase subunit beta, whose amino-acid sequence MRMPVFKSRWQPNESSRQQAAQMQQLLDELQKHYNSCLFQGEEKHIQKARKQGKLLARERIEYVLDEGSPFLELLPLAGLGGKSSSPGGTTVGGIGCVCGRWVMVISNVGTEKGGAIDLPTLQKSLRLNEIARENELPVINFVESGGANLPEQAKIFNYGGAIFREITQRSKMGIPTISVVMGNATAGGAYVPGMSDYTIFVRERAKVFLAGPPLVKMATGEVVDEESLGGAEMHATQSGVADFLADNELDAIRLAREIVGQLRPPRTHFTPKHTPLPPRYAADEIVQIVPPDPKHPFDIRELIARIVDDSRFLEFKPLWGRTLVTAWAEIHGYPVGIIANNGVLFSDSANKGAHFIELCNRQEKPILFLQNITGFMVGKQYEQEGIIKHGAKLINAVSNSEVPHITLMVGASYGAGNYAMAGRAYRPRFLFSYPNSRIAVMGPDQLAGVMEIVQRQSAAKAGIPFDEQQAAMLRQHLMQEIEKTSNAWYSTAQVWDDGVIDPRLTRDYLGICLSVVNNAPIRPSNTYGVFRM is encoded by the coding sequence ATGAGAATGCCCGTATTTAAAAGCCGTTGGCAGCCCAATGAAAGTAGCCGGCAGCAGGCTGCCCAAATGCAACAACTGCTCGATGAGTTGCAAAAGCACTACAATTCTTGTCTTTTTCAAGGCGAAGAGAAACACATACAGAAGGCACGAAAGCAAGGGAAGTTGTTGGCGCGCGAGCGCATCGAGTATGTTTTAGATGAAGGTTCGCCTTTCTTAGAGCTTTTGCCGCTTGCTGGTTTAGGTGGCAAAAGCTCTTCACCGGGTGGCACTACGGTGGGGGGCATCGGTTGTGTGTGTGGGCGTTGGGTGATGGTGATTTCCAACGTAGGAACTGAGAAGGGCGGTGCCATTGACCTGCCTACCCTACAAAAGAGCTTACGCCTCAACGAGATTGCCCGAGAAAATGAGCTGCCGGTCATTAATTTTGTGGAGTCGGGGGGTGCCAACTTGCCCGAACAAGCCAAAATATTCAATTATGGCGGGGCAATTTTTCGGGAAATTACCCAACGTTCAAAGATGGGCATCCCTACCATTTCGGTAGTGATGGGCAATGCCACTGCAGGAGGGGCTTACGTGCCCGGCATGAGCGATTATACCATCTTTGTTCGCGAACGTGCAAAGGTATTTTTGGCTGGTCCGCCTTTGGTGAAGATGGCAACCGGTGAGGTGGTGGATGAAGAGAGTTTAGGGGGGGCTGAAATGCATGCCACACAGTCGGGCGTTGCCGATTTCCTCGCCGATAATGAGCTGGATGCTATCCGTTTGGCACGTGAAATTGTAGGGCAGTTGCGCCCGCCGCGCACACACTTTACCCCCAAGCATACGCCTTTACCGCCTCGCTATGCTGCCGATGAAATTGTGCAGATAGTGCCACCTGACCCCAAGCACCCCTTCGATATACGCGAACTGATAGCCCGCATTGTCGATGATTCGCGTTTTTTGGAATTCAAACCTTTGTGGGGGCGTACGTTGGTTACTGCCTGGGCTGAAATACACGGCTACCCGGTAGGCATCATTGCCAACAATGGCGTGCTTTTCTCTGACTCTGCCAACAAAGGAGCGCATTTCATTGAACTGTGCAACCGCCAAGAAAAGCCCATTCTTTTCTTGCAAAACATCACTGGCTTTATGGTAGGTAAGCAGTATGAGCAGGAAGGCATCATCAAGCACGGTGCCAAGCTCATCAATGCCGTATCGAACAGTGAGGTGCCCCACATCACGCTGATGGTAGGGGCGTCGTACGGAGCCGGAAACTATGCCATGGCGGGGCGTGCCTACCGTCCACGCTTCTTGTTCAGTTATCCCAACAGTCGCATTGCAGTGATGGGACCCGACCAACTTGCCGGCGTAATGGAAATCGTACAAAGGCAGTCGGCAGCTAAAGCGGGCATCCCTTTCGACGAACAACAAGCCGCCATGCTGCGCCAACATTTGATGCAGGAGATAGAAAAGACCTCGAATGCATGGTACAGCACCGCCCAAGTGTGGGACGATGGCGTCATAGACCCACGCCTCACGCGCGATTATTTGGGTATTTGTTTGTCGGTAGTAAACAATGCCCCCATTCGACCTTCCAACACTTATGGTGTGTTCCGCATGTAA
- a CDS encoding TetR/AcrR family transcriptional regulator, producing MLLSKVNTKKKILEAALEQFNRRGFAQVNMKDIAEAAGISPGNLAYHFKSKESILQALYEQLESERQKLLSAVLQLPTFEHAHEKTQAILELSYRFRFFYLNTLDIAQESEEVAAALRAHIEAHIAYLKGMLDYAVGAGNLQARPEGYNSLAHTLWMVLFFFPMQQAIRRQADNWQEARLRMWHLLLPYATEKGKAKIEKLIQNNAL from the coding sequence ATGCTTTTGTCAAAAGTAAATACCAAGAAAAAAATATTGGAGGCGGCATTGGAGCAGTTTAACCGGCGTGGATTCGCACAGGTGAACATGAAAGACATTGCCGAGGCTGCCGGCATCAGTCCCGGCAATTTGGCGTATCATTTCAAATCGAAAGAAAGCATTTTGCAAGCCCTTTATGAGCAGCTGGAAAGTGAACGCCAAAAACTCTTATCGGCGGTTTTGCAGTTGCCCACCTTCGAGCATGCTCATGAGAAGACGCAAGCTATCTTGGAGCTTAGCTACCGTTTCCGCTTTTTTTATTTGAACACCCTCGACATAGCCCAAGAAAGTGAGGAAGTAGCTGCCGCTTTGCGTGCACACATAGAAGCCCACATCGCTTATCTGAAAGGCATGCTGGATTACGCCGTAGGAGCCGGCAATTTGCAAGCCCGCCCCGAAGGCTACAATAGCTTGGCACATACGCTCTGGATGGTGCTCTTTTTCTTTCCTATGCAGCAGGCAATTCGTCGCCAAGCCGATAACTGGCAGGAAGCCCGCTTGCGCATGTGGCACTTGCTTTTGCCCTATGCCACTGAAAAAGGCAAAGCTAAAATAGAAAAACTCATTCAAAACAATGCTCTATGA
- a CDS encoding class I SAM-dependent methyltransferase, which produces MDKMTFDYLKNLIKRSKFLTLILKSAYFEIKGFQTKIRVKQILKKENEIKIDVGGGDFKRDGWFTLDLNYKSDLVWDLRNGLPFPDNSLDYIYTSHTLEHFYFKEIIFLLKEFYRVLKPAKGILRIAVPNARIYINAYYENKELPSHFLGYKPAFNNTTKIDYINYIAYMDGHHKYLFDEENLKYLVEYVGFKNVKIVEFDGSVDLFERKHESIYCVGYKIKTN; this is translated from the coding sequence ATGGATAAGATGACTTTTGATTATTTAAAAAACCTTATCAAGAGATCTAAGTTTCTAACCCTAATTTTAAAATCAGCTTATTTTGAAATCAAAGGGTTTCAAACAAAAATAAGAGTGAAGCAAATTTTGAAGAAAGAAAATGAAATAAAAATTGATGTTGGTGGAGGCGATTTCAAAAGAGATGGTTGGTTTACTTTAGACCTTAATTATAAATCTGATCTCGTATGGGATTTAAGAAATGGGCTTCCGTTTCCTGATAATTCTTTAGATTATATTTATACTTCCCATACATTAGAACATTTTTATTTTAAAGAGATAATTTTCTTGCTTAAGGAATTTTATAGAGTTTTGAAACCAGCAAAAGGAATTTTAAGAATTGCTGTTCCAAATGCTCGAATTTATATAAACGCTTATTATGAAAATAAAGAATTACCTAGCCATTTTTTGGGATATAAACCTGCTTTTAACAATACAACAAAGATTGATTACATAAACTATATAGCATACATGGATGGGCATCATAAATATCTATTCGATGAAGAAAATTTGAAATATTTAGTTGAATATGTTGGATTTAAGAATGTAAAAATTGTAGAATTTGATGGATCTGTTGATTTATTCGAAAGAAAACATGAGAGTATTTACTGTGTTGGTTATAAAATAAAAACAAATTAA